The following nucleotide sequence is from Paenibacillus andongensis.
CTCTGATACGGAGTTTTGCCGGTTATCATTGCTGATTAGAATAAGGAAAAATCGATTCGGGTTTGTGTGGCTCAGCTCTAGGGCCCCGTACTCAGTTATACCAGGCACGACCATTTAGCTCGCGGAACGTAGATACCTTATTTTGCTCGAAACCGCTTATTTCCCGTTTTCGCGGAACGAGGAGCCGTTATTCTCCCGTTTTTGCGCTGTAAAAGCCGAAAAACACCAAAATAACGCCCCTACGTTCCGCGTACCAGCCCCGTATTGGCATAATCGCCGAAATAGCGGCACCTCGTTCCCCGCCAAACTAGATTAGCAGCTTATTATGTTCGAATTCGCTCCTGACCACTTGTGACAACCAGCATCTGCTTGTCTACTAGATGACGAAGGAGCGTTCTGGCATGTCTCGTGGTGACTTTAAGGTGATTATGCTCGCGGAACGTAGATACCTTATTTTGCTCGAAACGGCTTATTTCCCGTTTTCGCGGAACGAGGAGCCGTTATTCTCCCGTTTTCGCGCTATAAAAGCCGAAAAACACCAATATAACGCCACTACGTTCCGCGTACCAGCCCCATATTGGCATAATCGCCGAAATAGCGGCACCTCGTTCCCCGCCAAACTAGATTAGCAGTTTATATGTTCGAATTCGCTCCTGACCACTTGTGACAACCAGCATCTGCTTGTCTACTAGATGACGAAGGAGCGTTCTCGCATGTCTCGTGGTGACTTTAAGGTGATCCGCCAAATCAGCTGGGGTAAGGGGGCGAAGCAGCCTCCGAGCAAACCGCAAAGCTTCGCTTTCCAGCCACGACAAATCCTTCGGTACGCCTGTCGATACGAATTTTCCGACTAAGGAAAGCACTAGCTGCTGGCATTGTTTCGGTGTATCGGTTATCGATGAATAGGCGATTGGTATAACTACCCATCCGTCTAATGCTAGGTGACTGTGCCTTAGGCATAGGTCCTTGAATCTCCACGCTTCGATATCGCGAGCATGAGTGCCAAAGCCTTGCACTTCAATGACACCTTTAGCATCACCGGGCATGTAGGCAAGATCTAAATATCGATATCCATTGGAGAAGTCGCGCACCTCCCATTCGGGGTAAAGATGATTAAAGTTCCCGACGACGGGGTACCAAATCGTGCGCAAAAATTCCATCTCCGCGTGGCCTAGCCCTTTTTCCAGATGTTCCCGTCTTCTCCCGTTCGATTCTGCTTCCACCTGCTGCTGCAAAAACTGCTCAAATGCTTGTTCAAATTTCAAGCCATATTATCCTCCATCGTACCGGCCCTAAATAAAAACGCCGCCCCAATCCACGAACGCAAAGTAACAAATTTACTTGGCTTTTCATGAGATTAAGAGCGGCGTGTGCTTCACGACCATCTTACAACCAGTATATATAAATAATTCTCCTCCGCTAGAGGGGCTATGGAAGATACAGAGCAGCTAGAGGTACGAAAGTCATTTACACAGATTCTGTATCATATATCTTTTAGAATGAGTATACAAAGAACGCCAGCAATGAGAGGAGTCAATGAAATGGAAACTCCGAGACGGAATCAAGGTACGTTCGGAAATGTGCCTCAGCCCATTCGAAATGACGGCGCAGGAGGGATGGATGCCGGCCCCCGGGATGTGATGAGGGATATGGAAAACCCTGACATGCTGGTTCCGCCTGTAACGGATTCAGGCTTACTTCCTAACATGAAGTTTTCATTCTCTGACACTTCGATGACGTTAAATCACGGGGGATGGTCACGGGAAATCACCGTCAGGGAACTACCCATTGCGACCACGCTTGCAGGTGTAAATATGAGCTTGACCCCCGGTGGCGTCCGGGAATTGCATTGGCATCAACAAGCTGAATGGTCCTATATGATTTTGGGACGGGCGCGAATTACTTCCATCGATTCAGAAGGGCGAAATTTCATAGCCGACGTAGGCCCCGGCGACCTGTGGTACTTTCCTCCAGGACTGCCACACTCCATTCAAGGGTTGGAGCACTGCGAATTCTTGCTCGTTTTTGATGACGGGAACTTTTCAGACCTTAACACCTTATCGATCTCCGATTGGTTTGCACACACACCCAAAGATGTACTATCGGCCAATTTCGGAGTCCCTACGAGTGCCTTTAATCATATTCCTTCCGGGCAGGTTTATATCTATCAAGACAAGATTCCTGGTCCGCTGGAAAATGAGAAGGTACAGTCCCCTTACGGAACTATCCCCCTGAGCTTCAAGCATCAGCTACTAGCGCAAACACCAATCAAAACATCTGGCGGCAGTGTACGAATCGTAGACTCTTCTAATTTTCCTATATCTAAAAATATCGCAGCGGCGCTAGTTGAGATTGAACCGGGTGCAATGAGAGAACTGCATTGGCATCCGAATAACGACGAGTGGCAGTATTACCTTACCGGACAGGGACGCATGACGGTATTTGCTGGTAATGGTACAGCCCGTACATTTGATTATAGAGCAGGTGATGTCGGCTATGTACCATTTGCTACTGGGCACTATATTCAAAATACCGGTAATCAAACGTTATGGTTTTTGGAAATGTTCAAGAGCGACCGATTTGTTGACGTGTCGTTGAATCAATGGATGGCTCTTACTCCTCGTAATCTGGTTAGAAACAATTTGCATGTTGGACCCGAACTATTGGATGCGCTGCGCAAAGAGGAATGGCCCGTCGTCAAATATCCGGGGTTTTCTTATTATCCTAAGTAACGGTCGAAATAGGTGAAGATACAATGCTGCACTTCAAGTAGGAGTTTTTGAAAATGATGTCGAAATATATCTACTTACAGGTATCGCTAATTTTTGGGGGTAAAACGAATGAATCGCAAAAAAACGCTTTGGACATTGATCGTGTCACAAATCGTGTACGTCTTGTTTGTATTGGTTTGGCTATTTGTAGCAGGAATGTCGGTCATGATGTTCGACCATCCTGATGCGGTAAGTGATGTGAAGACTTGGCTGATTTTTTCTTATATTGTCATTTACCCGTTAGGACTTCTGGCCGCGCTAATTGCGGGATGGATTCTTTTTTCCCGCCGGAGGTATAAGGCTTCGCTGATCTGGAACTGTCTTCCGCTGCTCTGGATCGTGCCCTTGCTGGGCTTTTTGGCCTATGCGAATTTTTGAACCCATAAGCGCGGGGCTTTAGCGAGTATTAGCAAATAAGAAGGATAAACAAAAAGACACCGTAAAGGTGTCTTTTTGCATGTATTACATGGAAAATCGCCAGATCCCTTCCGGCAGAGGGTGAGTAAGGCTTTTGGTTCCGTCAAACATGGCCCGGTGTAAGCTTGAGCCGCTTGACTAATCCGGTTAAAAAGTATAAAAGTACGTGCATGCTAATCCGTGTCGTCCGGTCTCGTGTATCTCGGTTCGGGTCCACGCAAACCATGTCCATAGCCACGACGCGATCCCAAGCCCCGAGCACTTCCGCGCAATAAAACAAGTCAAGCGGGGAGAGGCCGCCCGGTCCGATTGCTGGCACTCCAGGCACATCCGACTGATCGAGAACATCGATGTCGAACGTGGCGTATACCACATCGACGTTCATCTTAAGCCTGGCAATCGCTTCTTCTAGAATCGTCTGAATGCCGCGTTCTCGAACCTGCTTCGCCGTGTATAGAGTAACACCTTGTTGTTCGGCGTAGGTGCGGTACTGTTTGGAATTGGCGAAGCTGCGGAGGCCGATGGTCACGACGTCCTCGCCCCGCAAGACGCCGGTTTCCATAAGACTGCGAACAGGAGTCCCGTTCGATCTTCCCCCGGAAGCGG
It contains:
- a CDS encoding transcriptional regulator: MKFEQAFEQFLQQQVEAESNGRRREHLEKGLGHAEMEFLRTIWYPVVGNFNHLYPEWEVRDFSNGYRYLDLAYMPGDAKGVIEVQGFGTHARDIEAWRFKDLCLRHSHLALDGWVVIPIAYSSITDTPKQCQQLVLSLVGKFVSTGVPKDLSWLESEALRFARRLLRPLTPADLADHLKVTTRHARTLLRHLVDKQMLVVTSGQERIRTYKLLI
- a CDS encoding oxalate decarboxylase family bicupin, coding for METPRRNQGTFGNVPQPIRNDGAGGMDAGPRDVMRDMENPDMLVPPVTDSGLLPNMKFSFSDTSMTLNHGGWSREITVRELPIATTLAGVNMSLTPGGVRELHWHQQAEWSYMILGRARITSIDSEGRNFIADVGPGDLWYFPPGLPHSIQGLEHCEFLLVFDDGNFSDLNTLSISDWFAHTPKDVLSANFGVPTSAFNHIPSGQVYIYQDKIPGPLENEKVQSPYGTIPLSFKHQLLAQTPIKTSGGSVRIVDSSNFPISKNIAAALVEIEPGAMRELHWHPNNDEWQYYLTGQGRMTVFAGNGTARTFDYRAGDVGYVPFATGHYIQNTGNQTLWFLEMFKSDRFVDVSLNQWMALTPRNLVRNNLHVGPELLDALRKEEWPVVKYPGFSYYPK
- a CDS encoding agmatinase family protein; the protein is MMNQIPYVQRPSLVYTPGQGDPNVTRLSDWITEWDGAELFHAALIGAPLSKSSISFSGAHMHPTVFRQLFSAFTTYNFEDDLDLLPLRVRDLGDIVMHTTDIPQCHHNIEQAFQEVARRFPTVVPCLIGGDHSITYPALTGLQRTRGERIGLIQFDAHLDVRDTASGGRSNGTPVRSLMETGVLRGEDVVTIGLRSFANSKQYRTYAEQQGVTLYTAKQVRERGIQTILEEAIARLKMNVDVVYATFDIDVLDQSDVPGVPAIGPGGLSPLDLFYCAEVLGAWDRVVAMDMVCVDPNRDTRDRTTRISMHVLLYFLTGLVKRLKLTPGHV